The genomic DNA TCCTTTTTACAAAATCAGATATTTCAGTATCAAAGATTCTTCTGCGATACTTTACAACTAACACCATAATCGCATATTGAGAACACTGAATGATTATTACTATTTAATTTTATTTATATACCAGTATTTTATTCTACATCAGACTGATTATATCATTAGCTTTGGCTAAAGCCAACCGAAATTCATCTCCCACCTGCTTACTGGGCTACGCCCTTCACATTCCCTAAGAATGGGAGACTTCTTTCGGAAATCCATTAAAAATGATGCCCTTCGAGAAATTTATAAATGTTCGCAACTAGCTCATCAGGCGTCTCGCCTGAAACTACGTCTCCATTTACTAATGCAAATAATGATCGAGCGCATTTTCCACAATGACTAAGACAACCATATTCAATAATATCTAAATTAGGATCTTTTTCTAATTGTTCACGAGCTCTTTGTGCTCCGCTTGCTAAATTACTAACACAAAATTCTATCATTGGCTTTAGCATTTTGTCACCTCATTACATCGTTAAAATGAGTAAAAATGATTCGTTAGTCTATGTCAAGTTTTTTGAATGGATATGTTGTTATTTAGCCACAACTTCGGTATAATTTTTATTAGTGTGTGTAATGAATTAATATTTTTTTACAATAACAAATAAATCGATAATTATTATTTTTATTTTCTTTTATTTATATAGTGCCTATATTAATTTGATCAATTTTTCACAATTAAAAGAGTTAAAAAAAAGGGGAAATTTTTCATGAAAAAACTTGTTATCCTTGGTGGGGGCTACGGCGGAATGCGAATTCTTCAACGGCTTTTACCAAATCAACTACCAGAAGATGTATCCATTACACTTATTGATCGCAATCCGTATCATAGTCTGAAAACAGAGTACTATGCTTTGGCAGCAGGGACAATTTCTGATCAGCATGTTAGAGTCACTTTTCCTGAACATCCACGATTACAAATTGCATATGGGGAAATTACAAAAATAAGCTTGGAAGATCAAATGGTTTATTTGAAAGACAAAGAACCAATCCAATATGATGATTTAGTGATTGGACTAGGTTGTGAAGATAAGTATCACAATGTACCTGGTGCTGATGTATATACGTATAGTATTCAGTCAATTGAAAATTCACGAAGCACTTATCAAGCGTTAAATAATTTACCCCCAAATTCAGTTGTTGGGATTGTCGGTGCAGGACTTAGCGGTGTTGAACTAGCAAGTGAATTAAGTGAAAGCCGTCCTGATTTAAAAGTTAAGTTATTTGACCGCGGAAAACATATACTATCCGCTTTTCCTGATCGGCTAAGTAATTACGTTGAAAATTGGTTTATTACACATGGTATTGAAATTATCAATAATGCAAATATTACACAGGTTGAAGAAAATATACTATATAATAAAGATGAACCTGTTCCATGTGATGTTATTGTCTGGACCGCTGGTGTTCAGCCAAGTAAAATTGTCCGAGACTTAGATGTTGAAAAAGATCGCCAAGGACGAGTTATTTTAACTCCGCAACATAATATTCCGAATAATGAACACGTATATGTTGTTGGTGACTGTGCTAGTTTGCCACATGCACCAAGTGCACAACTTGCTGAAGGGCAAGCAGAACAAATTGTCCAAGTCCTTTTAAAGCGATGGAAAGGTGAAGAACCTCCAGAGAGTTTCCCAGCAATTAAATTAAAAGGCGTTCTCGGCTCTCTCGGAAAAAAACATGGGTTTGGCGTAGTTGCGGATCGCCCTGTAACTGGACGTGTTGCTCGATTATTAAAATCCGGGATACTTTGGATGTATAAATACCATAATGGAAATTAATAAACAGATGTTTAATTCCTTCGCAGGCCATAATTCATCATGCTCAGCATGTCTATTTGTAACTTTTATTCGATTTAATTCAATATAGGTAAAAGAAGCCTTCCACACGGAGTGCTTCTTTTACTGTTTATTCAGCTTTATAGCCGTATTTCTCAAGTTCATGATAAATCGTTTTTAACCGTGGATTCCCTTCACCCACTATTTTATCCTCAACAAGTACGAGCGGATAAAACAAATCTTCATCAATATTTTTTTTTGCAAATCTTCTTTTAGACTTATCATTTGGCGGATTAAATATATCAACATATGAAAACGTAAACGGCTGGTTTGGAAATTTCCGCGATATAGCAGCTTCTAACTATTGATAAGTATCCTTTGATGACGGTAAATTTACACAGCTTGGACAAAGTTGATCTGCACCATAAACTGAAACCTCAACTGCTTTTTTGATCATGAAGTTCACTCCCTTGTCTTTCTTATCTATTTTACATGATAAATAACTTATTTACCTACTAAATATTAGTTTTGTTCTTCTGAATAGATTTTTCTTACCAAGATGACTATAATATATTGTAGGAAAGGAGTCGATTAATATGTCTGATCAAGATATGATAGCACAAGTTCAAGAAGTATTAGATAAATTACGTCCATTTCTTTTACGTGATGGAGGAGACTGTGAACTTGTTGATGTCGAAGACGGCATCGTCAAATTACGCTTACTAGGTGCTTGTGGCAGCTGCCCAAGTTCAACTATTACACTCAAGGCTGGGATTGAACGTGCATTATTAGAAGAAGTGCCAGGTGTCGTTGAAGTTGAACAAGTATTTTAAAGTTAATGTTAAAAGCGATTTCGCCATCAAGCGAAATCGCTTTTTGTTTACGCGTTTTTCACTTTATTAACTGGAACTATTTTTGTTACGCTGCCGCGTTGATCTATTTTTAAGCTTGCTACAACTGAATGTGGAATTTCCCTTGATAAATATTCTGTTAATTTGTTGCTCTTACCTTTTTCCGTAAAACAAATCACAGTTGGGCCAGCACCACTTAAAGCAACTCCAAATGCACCTTTTTTCAGTGCAACTTTTTCCACCGTGTCAAATAAAGGTACAAGATGACGCCGATACGGCTGATGATAGCGATCACTGCCCATCATCTCCCCAGCTAACTTCCAGTTACCACTTAACATGGCAGCAATAAAAACATTGCCAACCGTTCCCGCTAAAACAGCGTCTAAAAAAGGAAGTTCCTTCGGCAATACTTCTCTAGATGATTTTGTTAGCAATTGTTCATTAGGAATTACGACAACTGTTTCAAAGTCAAGATGATGAAATGAAACGAGATAAACTTTCCCATTTTTTTGGCTACCGACTACTAAACCACCAAAAATAGATGCCCCTACATTATCAGGGTGCCCTTCGATTTGAGAAGCCACTTCTAATTTTTGCTCATTCGTTAAGTTTAGATGACAAACAGCGTTTGCTAATTCGATCCCAACAACAATGGCAGCTGCACTTGAACCGAGTCCTCTTGCTAGCGGTATCTCACTATTTAAGCGTATTCGACATGGTGTCATTTGTACTCCAAACCGTGAAGCGGTTTGAAGTGCAATTTGACAGATGAAATGCTGCTCATCTTCAGGGAATTGTTCCATTTCTTTTGTAAGAGGAATCATTTTCCACTGTTCACTTTTCTCAACTTCCAATGTTAAATACAAACTTAATGCTAACCCAATTGAATCAAAGCCGGGACCTAAATTAGCAGTGCTCGCAGGAACTTTTATAACGAGCATGTCACCTTCGTTCATAAACGAACAGCTCCCTTAATATGATCAATAACTATTTTCTCATCGTTTGGAAGAACTACTGGCTTTACAGGAGCAATATCAATTGCAGTACTTGGATCTTTTAATCCGTTCCCAGTTAAGATTGCAACAATTTTGGCTCCTTTCTGAATTTCTCCATTTTGCAGCTGTTTAAAAACTCCAGCTAGGGATGCACAAGAAGCTGGTTCTGCAAAAATCCCTTCAAACTTCGTTAGCTTTCCGTAAGCCTGCAAAATTTCTTCATCACTTACTTCATCAATTTTCCCGTTTGACTCTTTTGCTGCTTGAACCGCATATTCCCAACTTGCCGGATTACCGATCCTGATTGCGGTTGCAACTGTTTCTGGCTCCTCAAACACTTGATTATGAACAATTGCAGCTGCTCCTGCTGCTTCAAAGCCGCGCATTTCTGGAAGCCCCGTATTTTTTTTGTCATGATATTCTTTAAATCCTTTCCAGTAGGCAGTAATATTACCTGCATTTCCTACAGGAATAGCTAAAATATTAGGTGCTTCACCGAGCTGATCACATATTTCAAAAGCTGCTGTTTTTTGACCTTCAATTCGATATGGATTCACTGAGTTCACAAGTGTTACTGGCTCTGTTTCACTAATTTTTCTGACCATTTTTAATGCGTGATCAAAGTTTCCTTCAATTAAAAAAATCTCCGCACCATACATGACAGCTTGAGCAAGTTTTCCTACAGCAATTTTCCCCTCAGGAATGACAATAATACAACGCATTCCAGCCCTAGCAGCATAAGCAGCCGCAGCCGCAGATGTATTTCCTGTGGAAGCACAAATAACTGTATCACTTCCAGCTTCTTTTGCTTTAGCTACCGCCATCACCATTCCACGGTCTTTAAAAGAACCAGTTGGGTTTGTTCCTTCCGTTTTGACGTAAAGCTCAACACCCCATTCTTCGGAAAGTCTATCTAGTTTGATTAACGGTGTATTACCTTCATTTAATGTTAGTTGTGGTGTGCGATCAGTTACGGGTAAATATTCTTTATATGCTTTTAACAGCCCTTCCCATCTCATATGTTTGCGCTCCCTTCAACACGATATGAACTGTTAATTTCTATTACAGTTTTTAATTGTTTCAGTTTCTCCATTATCATTTCATAATCATGTAATGATGCATTATGGGTCACAAGTACAATCTCTGCCTGACTCTTCTGTTTATTTGGCAATTGTAAAATTTTCTCAAAGCTGACCCCGTGCTCAGAAAATATAGATGTAATTTCAGCAAAGACACCAATTTTATCGTCTACTTGCATCCGAAGAAAATATTTTGAGAATATTTCTTGCGGTTCTTTTAACTGCTTCCGAAATTGCGGTGTTATTGCACTTCGGCCATTTACACCGAGTCGCATATTTTTTAAGACGTTTACTAAATCAGATACAACCGCTGTTGCTGTCGGCAAGCTTCCTGCGCCTGGACCATAAAACATCGTTTCACCGACCGCCTCACCATATACGTAAACTGCATTATATTCATTATTAACTGATGAAAGCGGATGAGAATCAGGCAGTAATGTTGGCTGTACACTTACTTCAACATTTTCCTCTTCCAAATCGGCAATTCCAATTAGCTTCATTGTGTATCCCAGTTGCTTTGCATATTCCAAATCTTCTTCAGTAATGTTTGTAATTCCTTCAACGTGAACATCGTCTAAGCCAATATTCATCGAAAAGCCAATTGAAGCGAGGATTGCCATTTTCCGCGCAGCATCTAATCCCTCTACATCAGCAGTTGGATCAGACTCAGCAAATCCAAGGTCTTGGGCTTCTTTTAATACTTCTTCATATGAACTTCCTTTTTGGCTCATTTTCGTCAAAATGTAGTTCGTCGTTCCATTGACAATTCCCATTAATTTTGTAATCCGATCAGATGCTAAACCGTCAATTAAGCCCCTTAATATCGGAATTCCCCCTGCAACACTTGCTTCATAAAATAAATCGCAATTATTTTCAGACGCTACTTCAAGCAGTTCTGGTCCATATAACGCCATTAAATCTTTATTTGCAGTAACCACATGTTTCTTTCTTTTAAGAGCTTCAATTAAATAACCTTTTGTTTTTTCAATCCCGCCAATTACTTCAATAATAACGTCAATCTCCGGATCATTTAAAATTTCTTCAACATTTGTTGTTAACTTTGAACCGTTCGTATCAACCGCTCGCTCTTTATTTAAATCCTGAACAAGGATTTTTTTTATTTTTACTGGACAGCCTACTTGGTGTATTAACTTATCTTGATGATTTTCGATAATTTTGACAACACCCGATCCAACAGTTCCAAGACCTAAAAGGCCGATTGAGATCACTTCCATTTTCAAACCCCTTTCTAAATTGTTCCTCTATAATGTACAATTGTCCTCTTATAATAGACATTATAGTTTGCAATCTGTTTTTTTACAATAGGTATTTTATTAATTTTCCTCTAGAAAACGCTTTACTAATCAAGGAATAATAAAGTAAAAAAAACAATCAGCAATTATACTGATTGTTTTGAAAGTTATTTTTTTTTAAAAAAATTTATTTCTTCAACCATTTCAGCTTTGGAATTTTATATTTTCTAGTCGGTGCTTCGACAACATCGAAAAAGCTGCTGAGAAATTGTTCATATTCTCCCGAGTACCTTAATAATTGTTCTATTTTTTCTTCATGCAGCTTTTTTTGCTGTTCAGATACAGTTATATAATAATGTTCGATACACTCAAAATAATGAAGCGGAAACAGTAATCTTGAGTAAAGTAATCTCCATGAAAAAGAAGATAATGGCGATATTGTTTGATAATCGGCATAAAATAGATTTAAATCTGGTTGATATATTTGTTTATTTTGAAAATAATGTTCCCTTGTCCATTCCGCTAAATCTCGACTGCTATGATCAAATACCCAATCAAATGGATTTTTAACTGTATATATATCCCCCCACGTTTGTTTAGAAAAACGTTCGTGACATACTGTACCGTTATCATTTATATTTGGATTATCATCTAATTCTGTATCAACTAAATATTGAATCGCATTTTCAGTCAACCCCATAAAATATGGGAATGATTCTAAAAACATTCTTTCAAAATCATTTTCTGGAGATTGGAATATACGTTCATTCCAAACATTTTCAATTTGTTCTAACCGCTGTTCCCATAGTTGCTTCCATTGACCAACTCGGCTATTATTTCTTATTTGCGATGAAATAGATCGTCCTCGATAATGAAATTTGGCCAGTTTCCTTCCCATTTTTTTTTGCACTGGCCGCTCAAGAACTCGATTTACAAGCACACAAAGTTTCTCATTTTCCCACTCACTTAACAATCTCCCTTCTTTTGAAGGAACAAACATAGATACAAACCGATCACCTTGAAAATGTAGATGCTCCGCCATTAAATGTAGTTCTCCAATCACCTCTTCAGTTAAATTTCCTCCTTTAACGACTATATACAAGCCTTTACTCGACTTAAATGCATCATATCTTGATAATTTAATCGGTTCAGACACTTTAACTCCATAATGCTGCTTTAATATTTGAGTAAGCATTGATCTTCCTCCCTCAGCAACTTCCTTTTTCTATATATATGTTTCATATAAATAATATTTGTTTTTTAAAGACAAAAAGCCGAAATAGGCGAGAATGAATAAATAAATTTCCGTCATTTTCAAGCTTTAACCATTCAAGTGCATATAATATCAATTAAGGATTAACATAGTAAGAACAAATAGAAAAGGTGAAAGAAATGAGTAATGAGGGACAAACAGCGAAAATTTCAAAGCAATTAGCGTTAAAATGGCTTAATAAAAGAGGAGTTCAAATTCAAGATATTGCTGATTTAGTATTTTATTTACAAAAAACATACCATCCTAATTTACAGATTGAAGAATGTATTCATAATGTAGAACGTGTTCTTGCAAAGCGAGAAGTACAAAATGCCATTTTAACTGGTATTCAGCTAGACGTTTTAGCAGAAAAGAACATGTTAGAGGAACCGTTACAATCAATCATAAAAGCTGATGAAGGACTATATGGCATTGACGAAGTTTTATCATTTTCGATTGTAAATATTTATGGTTCAATTGGATTTACAAATTATGGATTTATTGATAAACAAAAGCCATTGATATTAAAGAGGTTAAACGATAAATCCTCTGGTGAATGCCATACATTTTTAGATGATATCGTTGGGGCAATTGCAGCCGCTGCCTCAAGCCGATTGGCACACCGTGCGGCACATACAGAATAAAATGGTTCACCTTGCCAATCAACTGGCAAGGTGAACACATTTAAATATTCCATTGATCTAACGAATCTAACACATATGTTGGCTGTCTTTTATATTTTTTCAATAATTCCTTTGTCGTAACACCTGTGTGTACAAGCAACGTATCTAATCCACTATTGATTCCTGCCAATATATCCGTATCATAATTGTCACCGACCATTAATGTTTCATCTTTTTCCGTTCCGAGGACTTTAAGCGCTTGTTCCATGATGATCGGCTCTGGTTTTCCGATAAAAATGGGCTCGACTTGAGTAGAAACTGTCACGACTGTAGTAAATGATCCGTTGCCAGGAAGAAGACCTCTCTCGGTAGGGATAGCAATATCACCGTTTGTCGAAATAAATGTTGCCCCATTTCGAACGGCTAGACAAGCAACCGCAAGCTTTTCATATGTAATTGATCGATCTATGCCAATGACGACATATTCAGCGTCTTCTTTTGCAAACTGAAATCCTTTTTCCACTAATGCCAAATGCAACCCTTCCTCTCCTATTGCATAAACAGACGCATCTTCTTTTTCATCATAAATATAGTTAGCAGTTGCCTGACTTGTTGTAAAAACAAGCTTTTCATTTGCATAAATACCAAAGCTATTAAGCTTTGCAGCAACTTGAGCAGGAGTCCGGGAAGAGTTATTAGTAACAAATAAATAAGGAATCTTTTTTTCACGAAGCTGACGAATAAAATGAACAGCTGCTTCAATTCTTTCCGTTCCTCGATACATCGTTCCATCTAAGTCAATTAAATACCCTTTATACTTTTCCATATTAACTCACTCCAACATGTATGTGAAAAAAAAAAAGAAAAGGAGATCATGAAATCTGATCCCTTTTTCAGACTGTTGACTAACGCTCGCATTCTTCGTTACTTGCACTGCGTTGTAAGCTCATGAACAACTTTTCCATTCGCTTCCGCCTTGCGCTGCGTGCCTCGACTGACAAACTTTGTTAAGCAGTCTTTCGAGCATCTGCCTCTAATATTTGCCTTGGCTACAAGCGTTGCAAAACAATATTGTTTTACGTCCCCTAGTTTTTAAATGCAGAAACGGGTCCTAATTCATTTAGCAAATAAGCCTTTACCTTTGGACTAAATTCCTTAAGGGCAGTTAAATTTTTCAAAAAATCATGATGAACAAGCTCATGATTAATGTCAGTATACTGTTGAACAAGTAACTTTCGGTGAGAAATGATCGCTTTTAAGCTATCGCTCATATATTCTGTAATCACTTTTTCATCAGTTAAAATATCGATAATATCTTCATAACTTCCTGGATCGCGCATAATAAACCCGTCAATCATTGCGTTACCGACGTCTAAAATCGCTTCAATCATTGTGTGTGCTAAACGTTCAAGGGATGCTTTCTCAAGCGGGGTATTCCAATCACTTTTTCCCTCAAATAATGAAATTTGTTTATTTAAAAACTGTAAAGTTTCTTCTATTTTTTCTCTATCAACAAAATACATTGACTTCACCCTTTCAAGTAAAATAAAACGGAAAAAGCTGTATAGAAATAGAATAAGTATCATAATTATTGTACCATATTTAAATGTGTTAAGGGCTCAATCGAAATAGTGTCAATGTAACAATATAAAAGTAAAAGTTTAAGGCAATTATTTTCAGTATTCTCATTTATTTTGTTAAGATAAAGAAGGCATAGAATGAGGCCAAATCCTTGAATATTCCATTTTCAGATGGAGATGCACGATAAAACTATGTTTTCACTGATAAACAATATTTATAACTGGAGGATATATAATGGAAAATCGTTTTTTTTTATATGATGATACTGAGAATACAAAAACAAGATTTGTAAGTTTTGTAGGGGACAATCAACGATTCGATTTAGCTATTGTTCAATCTAATCGTTACTATGGGAAAAGTTTAGTATTAGATATTCAAGGCAATCGTTTTGCCATAATTGGTCAAGATGATCTAGCGGAAGAAGGTTATTTAGAGTATGCTTTTCAATTGTCAGAAGCTGACGCTTCCGAGCTAAAGGATTTCTTGACGGAAGTCATTTAATATTATGATCAATCCTCAAATTGATGAAATCAGACTGTTATCAAAACGAATTCATGATCGCTTTCCGCCTCAAGCATTTTTAAACAGTCTAGAGTATGTGCTTTCAAATTTTGGCTTTGTCATCTACAAACTCAACAAAATAATTTCTTATGATCAAAGGAATAATATGATTTGAAACAAAAATTATTGCTTGAGGTGATGAAAAAGTGGAAGATAAAGAGAAAGAAACATATACTG from Bacillus aquiflavi includes the following:
- a CDS encoding YuzB family protein, which produces MLKPMIEFCVSNLASGAQRAREQLEKDPNLDIIEYGCLSHCGKCARSLFALVNGDVVSGETPDELVANIYKFLEGHHF
- a CDS encoding NAD(P)/FAD-dependent oxidoreductase; translation: MKKLVILGGGYGGMRILQRLLPNQLPEDVSITLIDRNPYHSLKTEYYALAAGTISDQHVRVTFPEHPRLQIAYGEITKISLEDQMVYLKDKEPIQYDDLVIGLGCEDKYHNVPGADVYTYSIQSIENSRSTYQALNNLPPNSVVGIVGAGLSGVELASELSESRPDLKVKLFDRGKHILSAFPDRLSNYVENWFITHGIEIINNANITQVEENILYNKDEPVPCDVIVWTAGVQPSKIVRDLDVEKDRQGRVILTPQHNIPNNEHVYVVGDCASLPHAPSAQLAEGQAEQIVQVLLKRWKGEEPPESFPAIKLKGVLGSLGKKHGFGVVADRPVTGRVARLLKSGILWMYKYHNGN
- the thrB gene encoding homoserine kinase, yielding MNEGDMLVIKVPASTANLGPGFDSIGLALSLYLTLEVEKSEQWKMIPLTKEMEQFPEDEQHFICQIALQTASRFGVQMTPCRIRLNSEIPLARGLGSSAAAIVVGIELANAVCHLNLTNEQKLEVASQIEGHPDNVGASIFGGLVVGSQKNGKVYLVSFHHLDFETVVVIPNEQLLTKSSREVLPKELPFLDAVLAGTVGNVFIAAMLSGNWKLAGEMMGSDRYHQPYRRHLVPLFDTVEKVALKKGAFGVALSGAGPTVICFTEKGKSNKLTEYLSREIPHSVVASLKIDQRGSVTKIVPVNKVKNA
- the thrC gene encoding threonine synthase → MRWEGLLKAYKEYLPVTDRTPQLTLNEGNTPLIKLDRLSEEWGVELYVKTEGTNPTGSFKDRGMVMAVAKAKEAGSDTVICASTGNTSAAAAAYAARAGMRCIIVIPEGKIAVGKLAQAVMYGAEIFLIEGNFDHALKMVRKISETEPVTLVNSVNPYRIEGQKTAAFEICDQLGEAPNILAIPVGNAGNITAYWKGFKEYHDKKNTGLPEMRGFEAAGAAAIVHNQVFEEPETVATAIRIGNPASWEYAVQAAKESNGKIDEVSDEEILQAYGKLTKFEGIFAEPASCASLAGVFKQLQNGEIQKGAKIVAILTGNGLKDPSTAIDIAPVKPVVLPNDEKIVIDHIKGAVRL
- a CDS encoding homoserine dehydrogenase — translated: MEVISIGLLGLGTVGSGVVKIIENHQDKLIHQVGCPVKIKKILVQDLNKERAVDTNGSKLTTNVEEILNDPEIDVIIEVIGGIEKTKGYLIEALKRKKHVVTANKDLMALYGPELLEVASENNCDLFYEASVAGGIPILRGLIDGLASDRITKLMGIVNGTTNYILTKMSQKGSSYEEVLKEAQDLGFAESDPTADVEGLDAARKMAILASIGFSMNIGLDDVHVEGITNITEEDLEYAKQLGYTMKLIGIADLEEENVEVSVQPTLLPDSHPLSSVNNEYNAVYVYGEAVGETMFYGPGAGSLPTATAVVSDLVNVLKNMRLGVNGRSAITPQFRKQLKEPQEIFSKYFLRMQVDDKIGVFAEITSIFSEHGVSFEKILQLPNKQKSQAEIVLVTHNASLHDYEMIMEKLKQLKTVIEINSSYRVEGSANI
- the yutH gene encoding spore coat putative kinase YutH, encoding MLTQILKQHYGVKVSEPIKLSRYDAFKSSKGLYIVVKGGNLTEEVIGELHLMAEHLHFQGDRFVSMFVPSKEGRLLSEWENEKLCVLVNRVLERPVQKKMGRKLAKFHYRGRSISSQIRNNSRVGQWKQLWEQRLEQIENVWNERIFQSPENDFERMFLESFPYFMGLTENAIQYLVDTELDDNPNINDNGTVCHERFSKQTWGDIYTVKNPFDWVFDHSSRDLAEWTREHYFQNKQIYQPDLNLFYADYQTISPLSSFSWRLLYSRLLFPLHYFECIEHYYITVSEQQKKLHEEKIEQLLRYSGEYEQFLSSFFDVVEAPTRKYKIPKLKWLKK
- a CDS encoding phosphatidylglycerophosphatase A family protein — translated: MSNEGQTAKISKQLALKWLNKRGVQIQDIADLVFYLQKTYHPNLQIEECIHNVERVLAKREVQNAILTGIQLDVLAEKNMLEEPLQSIIKADEGLYGIDEVLSFSIVNIYGSIGFTNYGFIDKQKPLILKRLNDKSSGECHTFLDDIVGAIAAAASSRLAHRAAHTE
- a CDS encoding TIGR01457 family HAD-type hydrolase; this encodes MEKYKGYLIDLDGTMYRGTERIEAAVHFIRQLREKKIPYLFVTNNSSRTPAQVAAKLNSFGIYANEKLVFTTSQATANYIYDEKEDASVYAIGEEGLHLALVEKGFQFAKEDAEYVVIGIDRSITYEKLAVACLAVRNGATFISTNGDIAIPTERGLLPGNGSFTTVVTVSTQVEPIFIGKPEPIIMEQALKVLGTEKDETLMVGDNYDTDILAGINSGLDTLLVHTGVTTKELLKKYKRQPTYVLDSLDQWNI
- a CDS encoding DUF86 domain-containing protein; the encoded protein is MYFVDREKIEETLQFLNKQISLFEGKSDWNTPLEKASLERLAHTMIEAILDVGNAMIDGFIMRDPGSYEDIIDILTDEKVITEYMSDSLKAIISHRKLLVQQYTDINHELVHHDFLKNLTALKEFSPKVKAYLLNELGPVSAFKN
- a CDS encoding DUF3055 domain-containing protein translates to MENRFFLYDDTENTKTRFVSFVGDNQRFDLAIVQSNRYYGKSLVLDIQGNRFAIIGQDDLAEEGYLEYAFQLSEADASELKDFLTEVI